The following are from one region of the Stigmatella ashevillena genome:
- a CDS encoding cupredoxin domain-containing protein yields MIPLRSFVLAATLALAPASVLLMPRGASAQEATAQTDTPAVREIEVVVDRGYKPVRIEVDEGERVRLKFVRREYTPCTREVLLPSLNIRQELPPNKPVVVELPPLKAGDVEFQCGMKMFRGTLVVTPRKA; encoded by the coding sequence ATGATTCCGCTCCGCTCCTTCGTCCTGGCCGCCACCCTCGCCCTGGCCCCCGCCAGCGTCCTGCTGATGCCGCGAGGGGCCTCCGCCCAGGAGGCCACCGCCCAGACAGACACCCCGGCCGTGCGAGAGATCGAAGTCGTCGTCGACCGGGGCTACAAGCCGGTCCGCATCGAAGTCGATGAGGGCGAGCGGGTCCGGCTCAAGTTCGTCCGGCGCGAGTACACCCCGTGCACCCGCGAGGTGCTCCTGCCCTCGCTGAACATCCGCCAGGAGCTGCCTCCCAACAAGCCCGTCGTCGTCGAGCTGCCCCCGCTCAAGGCGGGAGACGTGGAGTTCCAGTGCGGAATGAAGATGTTCCGCGGCACGCTGGTCGTGACGCCCCGCAAGGCTTAG